Proteins from a single region of Chloroherpeton thalassium ATCC 35110:
- a CDS encoding DNA-binding domain-containing protein: MIKYALMENLLTARTDDYMAQPQDVRSHDLESITEKMLAKGTTITKTDTVAVLNSFFEVVSEITRDGESVNTELINTGFSIQGVFLGATDTFDSKRHSIKLNVNPGKALKKSLSDITLEKTASTDVLPQILEVKDSISGSVNESITSSGVVEIKGSLLKIEGDNQNNGVVFLDAQGAVHKVTTLVDNKPARLIVLLPALPAGEYTLQITTQYSGGTILKTPRTGTFNKPLTVV; this comes from the coding sequence ATGATTAAATACGCATTAATGGAAAACCTCCTGACTGCCAGAACCGACGACTATATGGCGCAACCTCAGGATGTCAGGAGTCATGATTTGGAAAGCATCACTGAAAAAATGCTGGCAAAAGGAACCACCATTACTAAAACCGATACGGTAGCTGTGCTCAATTCCTTCTTTGAAGTCGTTAGCGAAATCACCCGCGATGGCGAATCTGTTAATACCGAACTAATCAACACCGGTTTTTCTATCCAGGGCGTCTTTTTGGGCGCAACCGACACGTTTGATTCCAAGCGCCATAGTATTAAACTCAATGTAAATCCCGGCAAAGCGTTGAAAAAATCGCTTTCCGATATCACACTCGAAAAAACAGCTTCAACCGATGTATTACCGCAAATTCTTGAAGTAAAAGATAGCATTAGCGGTAGCGTAAATGAGAGCATAACTTCGAGCGGCGTGGTGGAAATAAAAGGCAGTTTGCTTAAAATCGAGGGTGATAATCAAAACAACGGCGTGGTATTTTTAGACGCCCAGGGCGCCGTTCATAAAGTAACAACGCTTGTGGATAATAAACCGGCAAGGCTTATTGTTTTACTGCCCGCATTGCCTGCAGGGGAGTATACCTTACAGATCACCACGCAATATAGCGGAGGAACGATATTAAAAACCCCCAGAACGGGAACATTCAATAAACCGCTAACGGTTGTGTAA
- a CDS encoding SUMF1/EgtB/PvdO family nonheme iron enzyme codes for MSVLGIDFGTSRIKAAYWDDERGEAVMLPLGKRGQLYVPSLFHVSKDGKIRFGDEAEQMLHHDPDGIVENLKLDLDKPIKYVPNGQKVRSADLMTLLFTRMIEYSARQVKSFGGKVPEKLVLTLPSRWDYEDIYTDALETAGHKGEKLFLREPEAAGWAWIAEEKPQAGEMLVVLDFGGGTVDWASLQVDETGRPKIIADLPPGGITAAGAHVDDGLFDEMMRRISQEQRGYVQTHVALIKEQIRQMKESQNGQETLSGGMNQSLEVMLGPGIFTFEREVFEEVVNREAVEQALDGIGGYVKKAVKIAGELHRKQVWCVLVGGTRQLAGLEEAVKAKAKEIGKAGGIELKFSELGQADFATVRGAVRRASPEQGKPKPQQIRVNEPLPTARTAGAYKRATSIISNTLSAFNASIVGASKPAANLVERINGIQIEMIFVQGGSFIMGSNDGRNDEKPVHQVTLDDFYIGKFPVTQAQWEAVMGNNPSHFRGENLPVESVSWYDVQEFMKKLNKKTGGNYRLPTEAEWEYAARGGAKSRGYKYAGSNNIDEVAWYRDNAGKTHEVGTKKPNELGIYDMSGNLWESCSDWEGDYLSGSQTNPTGPSSGPRRVLRGGSWNFYAESCRSASRMYDDPGYSDSDGGFRLVSQ; via the coding sequence ATGAGCGTATTAGGCATAGACTTCGGCACATCGCGCATCAAAGCCGCCTACTGGGACGACGAAAGAGGCGAGGCCGTCATGTTACCGTTAGGCAAAAGAGGACAGCTCTACGTGCCGTCCCTTTTTCACGTGAGCAAGGATGGAAAAATCCGGTTCGGCGACGAGGCGGAACAGATGCTTCACCACGACCCGGACGGAATTGTTGAGAATCTCAAACTCGATCTGGACAAGCCCATCAAATATGTCCCGAACGGCCAGAAGGTACGCTCGGCGGACTTGATGACGCTCCTCTTTACCCGAATGATCGAGTACAGTGCAAGGCAGGTGAAATCCTTTGGCGGAAAAGTGCCGGAAAAACTCGTGCTGACATTGCCTTCGCGTTGGGACTACGAGGATATTTACACCGACGCGCTCGAAACTGCCGGACATAAGGGCGAGAAGCTCTTTTTGCGCGAGCCGGAAGCGGCAGGCTGGGCATGGATTGCCGAAGAGAAACCGCAGGCGGGCGAAATGCTGGTGGTGCTGGACTTTGGCGGCGGCACGGTGGATTGGGCCAGTTTGCAGGTGGATGAAACCGGTCGCCCGAAGATAATCGCAGACTTGCCACCGGGCGGCATCACTGCGGCGGGCGCTCATGTCGACGACGGCCTCTTCGACGAGATGATGCGCCGGATCAGTCAGGAACAGCGTGGCTATGTGCAAACGCACGTGGCGTTAATTAAGGAACAAATTCGCCAGATGAAGGAATCGCAGAACGGACAGGAAACCCTCTCGGGCGGAATGAACCAATCGCTGGAGGTGATGCTTGGGCCGGGCATTTTTACCTTCGAGCGTGAGGTATTCGAGGAAGTCGTAAATCGTGAGGCGGTGGAGCAGGCGCTGGACGGCATTGGCGGCTATGTGAAAAAGGCCGTGAAGATTGCCGGTGAACTGCACCGGAAACAGGTTTGGTGCGTGCTGGTGGGCGGAACGCGCCAGCTTGCCGGATTGGAAGAGGCGGTGAAGGCAAAGGCGAAGGAGATTGGCAAAGCGGGCGGCATTGAACTCAAATTTTCGGAATTGGGACAGGCCGATTTTGCCACCGTGCGCGGCGCGGTCAGGCGGGCAAGCCCGGAACAAGGCAAGCCGAAACCGCAACAGATACGGGTAAATGAACCCTTGCCCACCGCAAGAACCGCAGGAGCTTACAAACGTGCAACGAGTATTATTTCAAATACTTTATCTGCTTTCAATGCAAGCATCGTAGGAGCTTCCAAACCCGCAGCAAATCTTGTAGAGAGAATTAACGGCATTCAGATTGAAATGATCTTCGTGCAGGGCGGCTCGTTTATAATGGGCAGCAATGATGGGCGTAATGATGAAAAACCGGTTCATCAAGTAACACTGGATGACTTTTATATTGGCAAGTTTCCTGTAACCCAAGCACAATGGGAAGCAGTGATGGGAAATAACCCGTCCCATTTCAGAGGAGAAAACTTGCCGGTGGAAAGTGTAAGCTGGTACGACGTGCAGGAGTTTATGAAAAAGTTGAATAAAAAAACGGGTGGGAACTACCGATTGCCGACGGAAGCGGAGTGGGAATACGCGGCGCGAGGCGGAGCGAAAAGCCGGGGATATAAATATGCGGGAAGTAATAATATTGACGAAGTGGCGTGGTATAGGGATAATGCGGGAAAGACGCACGAAGTGGGAACGAAAAAGCCGAACGAGTTGGGGATATATGACATGAGCGGGAATTTATGGGAATCGTGTTCGGATTGGGAAGGGGATTATTTATCGGGTTCACAGACGAACCCAACGGGCCCAAGCTCGGGTCCGCGCCGTGTTTTGCGCGGCGGTAGCTGGAACTTCTACGCGGAGTCCTGCCGGTCGGCGAGTCGCATGTACGATGACCCGGGCTATAGCGACAGCGATGGCGGCTTCCGTCTTGTATCCCAATAG
- a CDS encoding dynamin family protein, translating to MTSLIQQDNPFITSLLRVQQIIANEKALNQKSLSGVDRLNLAELVQKRFTVAVVGQMRSGKSTLINALVQKDIAPTAVNECTATTNHFLYSGKPELHRQFRVRWKDDSEDYLPLTEVENWIGKGRSVNLLQKVASKLKSKNTTLEETKYLDFFADTPFLKTANIVDTPGLRSTVESHESTILSYISQTQVDAYGNKLAEETRSAGESADAVVYVLNPVARQNDADILELFGDKTRLAGSNPYNSMAVVHMWENDWQDIEVDPATYLEGKIRRIEEQLRGKVSLVMAASGLLSRCLDWLKEEHWAFFAGCASLTKNEVKRLTSSSVFETREGAEYKISLESRKAVIESLKARLMEIGRMNEENAKSTTMAIIRFLCRFACVRQTQTTDELKRQVREMSGVDRLETLLEKLFFARASLIKNSTLLTRIWEPCRIALLQLENYEQEREDDVAAGQNILRLLDTKSKSDTSLLPAVSYVKNTFQALSNEAHRVKGVRKELYTLSSDLKRQFESFEEDMGALESLDSLRETGFTKEELEQLRALFGAKGLTLEERLMTDSPTRETVQQRYAVWAQKQRVSYGEERKVAALAQKHLEGILDSMSASGSN from the coding sequence ATGACCTCATTGATTCAGCAAGATAACCCGTTCATTACTTCGCTCTTAAGGGTTCAGCAAATTATCGCAAATGAAAAGGCGCTGAACCAAAAATCGTTGAGCGGTGTCGACCGGCTCAACCTTGCGGAACTGGTACAAAAGCGTTTCACGGTGGCTGTTGTCGGGCAAATGCGCTCCGGCAAATCCACCCTCATCAACGCCCTCGTCCAAAAAGACATTGCGCCAACCGCCGTCAATGAATGCACCGCAACCACCAACCATTTTCTCTATTCCGGCAAGCCCGAGTTGCACCGCCAGTTTCGGGTGCGCTGGAAGGACGACAGCGAAGACTATCTGCCGCTTACGGAAGTGGAAAACTGGATCGGCAAAGGGCGCTCCGTTAATCTGCTTCAGAAAGTTGCCTCTAAACTGAAAAGTAAAAACACCACGCTGGAAGAAACCAAATACCTTGACTTTTTCGCCGATACGCCCTTTCTTAAAACCGCCAATATTGTCGATACGCCCGGCCTACGAAGCACCGTAGAATCGCATGAAAGCACCATCTTATCCTATATCTCCCAAACTCAGGTGGATGCCTATGGCAACAAGCTGGCCGAAGAAACCCGTTCGGCAGGCGAGTCGGCGGATGCGGTGGTCTATGTACTCAATCCGGTGGCACGGCAAAACGACGCGGATATTCTGGAACTCTTTGGCGATAAAACCCGTCTGGCAGGGTCAAACCCTTACAACAGCATGGCCGTCGTTCACATGTGGGAAAACGACTGGCAGGATATTGAGGTTGATCCGGCTACGTATCTGGAAGGGAAAATCCGCCGCATAGAAGAGCAACTCAGAGGCAAGGTGTCCCTGGTGATGGCGGCAAGCGGCCTGCTCTCTCGATGTTTGGACTGGCTGAAAGAGGAGCATTGGGCGTTTTTTGCCGGATGCGCGAGCCTCACCAAAAACGAAGTCAAGCGCCTGACCAGCTCGTCTGTGTTTGAAACAAGGGAAGGAGCAGAATACAAAATTTCGCTTGAGAGCCGTAAGGCCGTGATTGAGAGCCTCAAGGCGCGGCTGATGGAAATCGGTCGAATGAACGAGGAAAATGCCAAGAGCACAACCATGGCCATCATCCGGTTTTTATGCCGGTTCGCCTGTGTTCGCCAAACACAGACGACGGATGAACTGAAACGGCAGGTTCGGGAGATGAGCGGCGTTGATCGGTTGGAAACGCTGCTTGAAAAACTCTTCTTCGCAAGGGCAAGCCTCATCAAGAACAGCACGCTTCTGACCCGGATTTGGGAGCCTTGCCGGATTGCCCTGTTGCAACTGGAAAACTATGAACAGGAACGGGAAGACGATGTGGCCGCCGGGCAAAATATCCTCAGATTGCTTGACACAAAAAGCAAATCGGATACCTCGCTCTTGCCCGCCGTGTCCTACGTGAAAAACACCTTTCAGGCGCTTTCAAACGAAGCGCATCGGGTGAAGGGAGTGCGAAAGGAATTATACACATTGAGTTCGGATTTAAAGCGGCAGTTTGAGTCGTTTGAGGAAGACATGGGCGCCTTGGAGTCTCTGGATTCGCTTCGGGAAACCGGCTTCACGAAAGAAGAACTGGAACAGTTGCGGGCGCTCTTCGGGGCAAAAGGCTTAACGCTGGAAGAAAGGTTAATGACCGATTCTCCGACGCGCGAGACCGTGCAGCAACGGTATGCGGTTTGGGCGCAAAAGCAGCGGGTTTCTTACGGCGAGGAACGCAAAGTCGCTGCACTTGCCCAAAAGCATCTTGAAGGCATCCTTGATTCAATGTCTGCGTCCGGTTCCAATTGA
- a CDS encoding YbjN domain-containing protein, whose amino-acid sequence MIKNPSKEKLRELVDKAKFVNRVTDSGSIIMFLDADQDFGYDVGIIISLAGKSNSILRITGFCNDFPVNDENKPNLVFLCNKWNCDKSFPKVYVNLEENAIRTESSYLLDEFVSEEFILENCIKLSVSATWDFFKSLVKK is encoded by the coding sequence ATGATTAAGAATCCTTCAAAAGAAAAATTGAGAGAATTAGTTGATAAAGCCAAGTTTGTAAATAGGGTAACTGATAGTGGAAGTATTATAATGTTTTTAGATGCTGATCAAGATTTTGGTTATGATGTGGGAATCATCATTTCTTTAGCTGGTAAAAGTAATTCCATTCTTAGAATAACAGGGTTTTGCAATGACTTCCCCGTAAATGATGAAAATAAACCAAATTTAGTATTTCTATGCAATAAATGGAACTGTGATAAATCTTTTCCAAAGGTATACGTAAATCTTGAAGAAAATGCAATTAGGACTGAATCTTCATACCTTCTTGATGAGTTTGTTTCTGAAGAATTCATTCTTGAAAATTGCATCAAGTTATCAGTCTCTGCAACGTGGGATTTTTTCAAGTCATTGGTTAAAAAATAA
- a CDS encoding Hsp70 family protein: protein MSVLGIDFGTSRIKAAYWDEEKGEAVMLPLGKRGQLYVPSLFHVGKDGKIRFGEEAETMLHHDPQGVLENLKLKLDKPIQYIPNGTQKKSSELMSLLFKRLIEYASREVKCFGGKVPEKLVLTLPSRWDYGDIYTDALVAAGHKGEKIFLREPEAAGWAWIAEEKPQAGEMLVVLDFGGGTVDWATLQVDETGRPKMIPDLPPGGITAAGAHVDDGLFDEMMKRLSEEQKKYVIDHRSLVMEQIRQMKESQNAKATLSGEGKASLEIMLGPDVFTFERNVFDEVVKREAVDHAVEGIGSYVKKVLKTAKETGKKQLVCALVGGTRMLSGLEDQVKGKVTEIAKETGIEIKYAKLGQADFATVRGAVRRVHPERKADVKSVQLASTNENDSLVQSLKLLINEGDVHLNPTGGKKTIPKQSLNDSNIPNGLLHGLKKLL from the coding sequence ATGAGTGTATTAGGCATAGACTTTGGGACATCGCGCATTAAAGCCGCCTACTGGGACGAGGAAAAAGGCGAGGCCGTCATGTTACCGTTAGGCAAAAGGGGACAGCTCTACGTGCCGTCCCTTTTTCACGTCGGCAAGGATGGAAAAATCCGGTTCGGTGAAGAAGCCGAAACCATGCTGCACCACGACCCGCAAGGCGTACTGGAAAACCTCAAGCTGAAATTGGACAAACCGATCCAGTATATCCCGAACGGCACACAGAAAAAGTCGTCTGAACTGATGTCGCTCCTGTTCAAACGGCTGATTGAATATGCAAGCCGCGAGGTGAAATGCTTTGGCGGAAAAGTGCCGGAAAAACTCGTGCTGACATTGCCTTCACGCTGGGACTACGGCGATATTTACACCGATGCACTAGTAGCCGCCGGACACAAGGGCGAGAAGATCTTTCTCCGTGAGCCGGAAGCGGCAGGCTGGGCGTGGATTGCCGAAGAAAAACCACAGGCGGGCGAGATGTTGGTGGTGCTGGATTTCGGCGGTGGTACGGTGGATTGGGCGACGCTTCAGGTAGACGAAACCGGACGCCCGAAAATGATCCCGGACCTGCCACCTGGCGGCATTACAGCGGCAGGTGCGCATGTCGACGACGGCCTCTTCGACGAGATGATGAAACGCCTGAGCGAGGAACAAAAGAAGTACGTCATAGATCACCGCTCATTGGTGATGGAACAAATTCGGCAGATGAAGGAATCTCAGAATGCCAAAGCCACACTTTCCGGTGAGGGCAAAGCCAGTCTGGAAATCATGCTGGGGCCGGATGTCTTTACATTTGAGCGGAACGTGTTTGATGAGGTGGTCAAGCGCGAAGCGGTGGATCATGCGGTGGAAGGGATCGGCAGCTATGTGAAAAAGGTGCTGAAAACGGCAAAAGAAACCGGTAAAAAACAGCTTGTCTGCGCCTTGGTTGGCGGAACGCGGATGCTCTCGGGACTGGAAGATCAGGTAAAGGGAAAAGTAACTGAAATAGCTAAAGAAACAGGAATAGAAATCAAGTATGCGAAATTGGGACAGGCGGACTTTGCAACCGTGAGAGGTGCCGTAAGAAGAGTACATCCCGAGCGGAAAGCTGATGTTAAATCTGTTCAATTGGCATCGACAAATGAAAATGATAGTTTAGTTCAATCATTAAAACTTCTTATAAATGAAGGAGATGTTCATTTAAATCCGACAGGTGGAAAGAAAACAATACCAAAACAAAGTCTCAATGATTCAAATATTCCAAATGGACTATTACATGGATTAAAAAAGCTGCTTTAA